TGTAACTCGATGAGTTATGCCTCAGTCTTTCTTTTTTTGTTTTTAAGGTAAAAAAAAGGGGAAAGAGAGCAATTTTTTAATCCTATTAAGCTTAATATATAGAGGAATTAACGTAATTTAGCTATAAAATGATTAAATAATGTCGAAATTTTTTCATTTGCATAGGTTTTTCTTAAAGATATTGCTATAATAGTCTAGACAGATTTTTGAAATGGAGGGAAAAATATGTTACGTTTTTTTCCGCAAAAAAATAAATACATACAAGCAGAGAGCAAATTTACTTTTAACAATGAAGGACCAATTCCAAAGCATGTCGCTGTCATTATGGATGGCAATGGACGTTGGGCGCAAAATCGGCGGTTGCCGAGAATTGCTGGACATAAAGAAGGAATGAACACTGTCAAAAAAATTACGAAGCATGCTAGTAAATTAGGCATCAAGGTTCTGACTTTATATGCATTTTCGACTGAAAATTGGAAACGACCAACAGATGAAGTAAGCTTTTTAATGCAGTTACCTGTAGACTTTTTCGATACTTTTGTCCCTGAATTGATTAAAGAAAATGTAAAAGTACACGTAATGGGGTACAAAGAGTTTTTGCCAGAGCATACGCAAGATGCTGTGGAACGTGCAATTGAACAGACAAAAGACAACACAGGTATGGTTTTGAATTTTGCTTTAAACTATGGTTCGCGAGCTGAAATTGTCACAGCGATAAAAGACATCGCTGAAAAAGCGGCAAATAGCGAACTTTCTGCGGAAGATATTACGGAAACGACTATTGCCGATCACTTGATGACGGGTTTTTTACCAGAAGATTTAAGAGATCCAGAATTATTGATTCGAACTAGTGGGGAAGAACGAATCAGCAATTTTTTACTTTGGCAGATTGCCTATAGCGAATTGTTTTTTACCGATGCATTGTGGCCGGATTTCAATAGTGAATTATTAGAAAGTGCTCTAGCATCATTTCAAAATAGAAATCGCCGATTTGGTGGTTTAAAAGAATCAGAGGAGGAATAAAAATGAGACAGCGCGTTATTACAGCAGCCGTAGCATTAGTTGTTTTTATACCGATCATTTGGTATGGAGAATTTGTGATCGAATTAGCAGCTGCACTCTTAGCAGTTGTTGGAGTTTATGAGCTATTTAGAATGAAAGGCTTGGAAATTGCCAGTTTTGAAGGAGTTCTTTCAGCTTTAGGAGCAGTATTTTTAGTTTTACCGAAAGATCGTTGGTTTTTCTTTTTACCGGAAAAGGCAGATAATTTTATTTTATTTTATCTAACGGTCATGATATTACTTGGTGGCTTAGTTGCTTCAAAAAATATGTATACCATTTCCCAAGCGGGGTTTCCAGTCATTACAAGTCTATATGTTGGGGTTGGTTTTCAAAATTTTGTGAGCGCTAGACATACTGGTTTTGTTGTTTTACTGTATGCATTATTTGTTGTTTGGTCAACGGATATCGGTGCTTATTTCATCGGAAAAAGATTTGGCAAAAGAAAATTATGGCCAGAAGTTTCACCTAATAAAACGATTGAAGGCTCATTAGGAGGAATCCTTAGTGCCGTAGTGGTATCGTTTTTATTCTTAACACTGACGCCTAATAAAGAATTATTTGTTTACAATTTACCAATTATGCTACTTATAACCGTCGTTTTCTCAATTGTTGGTCAATTTGGTGATTTAGTTGAATCGTCTATCAAACGCCACTACGACGTAAAAGATTCTGGGAATATCTTACCAGGACATGGTGGGATATTAGACCGTTTTGACAGCTTACTTTTTGTTTTTCCAATCATGCATTTATTCGGACTATTTTAATTTCTAAACAAGAAGGGAAGGTGAAAAACTCTGAATGATCAGGGTTTTTCTTTTTACTATGAAAAAAATCGCGTTGTTAGGTGCTACCGGTTCTATCGGTTCAAGCACAGTGGCTGTGGTTACAGCATATCCCGAGTTATTTCAAGTTGTATCATTGACGTTTCATTCGAATTATGAAAAAGGGGTAGAAGTGATCGAACAATTACAGCCACAATACGTAGGTGTGGGATCAGAATCAATGAAAATAAAACTAGCTAAGCGTTTCCCTAAAGTAGAATTTGGGGTAGGCGAAGAAGGCTTAGTAAAAGCTGCTACTTTGGCAGAGGCAGAGGTTGTATTAACAGCTGTTTCTGGAAGTGTCGGGTTAGCCCCTACAATGGCGGCCATAGCATTAGGGAAAGATATTGCTTTAGCTAACAAAGAAACATTGGTTATGGCAGGCCAGTGGGTTATGGAAGCTGCAGAAAAAAATAATGTCAGTATAGTACCTGTCGATAGTGAGCATTCCGCAATATTTCAATGTCTAGAAGGGCAAAAAAAAGAGAATGTAAAAGAGTTAGTGGTCACAGCTTCAGGAGGCAGTTTTAGAGAGTTGACTCGAGAAGAGCTGAAATATGTGACCTTGGAGCAAGCATTGAAACATCCAAACTGGTCAATGGGTAAAAAAATTACAATAGATTCAGCAACAATGATGAATAAAGGGTTAGAAGTTATTGAAGCCCATTGGTTATTTGGTACAGATTATGATAAAATAAAAGTTGTTTTACATAAAGAAAGTATTGTTCATTCGATGATCGTTTTAACTGATGGTGCATACTTAGCACAATTGGGACCTAGTGATATGCGAGAACCGATTCAATATGCGTTGACTTATCCAGATCGTCTACCAATTAAAGATGAGAAATCATTTGATTTGACGCAGATTAGTCAGCTGAATTTTGAAACGATGGATTTTGACCGTTTCCCAATGTTAGCATTAGCATATACCGTAGGGAAAAAAGGTGGCGCCTATCCTACTGTTTACAATGCAGCAAATGAAATTGCTGCAACGTCATTCATTGATGGAAAAATTTCATATTTACAAATTGAACAATTGGTTCAAAGAGCAGTTGAAAATTACAAGGAAACTACCGAAGTCACTTTGGAAGAAGTGATCGCGATCGATAAACAAACAAGAATTATTGTAGAAAGATGGATAAAGGAAGAAGGTCGGTTATGAAAACAATCATTACATTTATTATTGTCTTTGGGATTCTTGTCTTAGTGCATGAATTTGGCCATTTTTTCTTCGCAAAGCGTTCAGGTATATTAGTACGTGAATTTGCGATTGGCATGGGACCAAAGATTTTTGCTCATCAAGGAAAAGACGGAACTGCTTATACGATTCGGATTTTACCAATTGGTGGTTATGTTCGTATGGCCGGTATGGGAGAAGATGAAACGGAGCTTGCCCCCGGTATGACTCTTTCTGTTGAGTTGAATGAACAGGAAGAAGTCGTAAAAATCAACACAAGTAAAAAAGTACAATTGACAAATAGTGTTCCGATGGAAATGTTGGAAGCAGATTTGGAAAAAGAATTATTTATTAAAGGCTATGTTAATGGAAATGAGTCTGAAGAAGTTACGTATAAAGTCAATCATGATGCGACCATTATTGAACAAGATGGAACAGAAGTTAGAATCGCACCTATTGATGTGCAGTTTCAATCAGCGAAGCTTTGGCAACGGATGCTAACAAATTTTGCAGGTCCGATGAATAATTTTATTCTAGCATTTGTATTGTTTACCCTCTATGTTTTTATGCAAGGTGGAGTAACTTACACAAATACAAATTTAATCGGTGGTATCCAACCAGATAGCCCAGCAG
This sequence is a window from Enterococcus sp. 7F3_DIV0205. Protein-coding genes within it:
- a CDS encoding isoprenyl transferase, encoding MLRFFPQKNKYIQAESKFTFNNEGPIPKHVAVIMDGNGRWAQNRRLPRIAGHKEGMNTVKKITKHASKLGIKVLTLYAFSTENWKRPTDEVSFLMQLPVDFFDTFVPELIKENVKVHVMGYKEFLPEHTQDAVERAIEQTKDNTGMVLNFALNYGSRAEIVTAIKDIAEKAANSELSAEDITETTIADHLMTGFLPEDLRDPELLIRTSGEERISNFLLWQIAYSELFFTDALWPDFNSELLESALASFQNRNRRFGGLKESEEE
- a CDS encoding phosphatidate cytidylyltransferase; protein product: MRQRVITAAVALVVFIPIIWYGEFVIELAAALLAVVGVYELFRMKGLEIASFEGVLSALGAVFLVLPKDRWFFFLPEKADNFILFYLTVMILLGGLVASKNMYTISQAGFPVITSLYVGVGFQNFVSARHTGFVVLLYALFVVWSTDIGAYFIGKRFGKRKLWPEVSPNKTIEGSLGGILSAVVVSFLFLTLTPNKELFVYNLPIMLLITVVFSIVGQFGDLVESSIKRHYDVKDSGNILPGHGGILDRFDSLLFVFPIMHLFGLF
- a CDS encoding 1-deoxy-D-xylulose-5-phosphate reductoisomerase, encoding MIRVFLFTMKKIALLGATGSIGSSTVAVVTAYPELFQVVSLTFHSNYEKGVEVIEQLQPQYVGVGSESMKIKLAKRFPKVEFGVGEEGLVKAATLAEAEVVLTAVSGSVGLAPTMAAIALGKDIALANKETLVMAGQWVMEAAEKNNVSIVPVDSEHSAIFQCLEGQKKENVKELVVTASGGSFRELTREELKYVTLEQALKHPNWSMGKKITIDSATMMNKGLEVIEAHWLFGTDYDKIKVVLHKESIVHSMIVLTDGAYLAQLGPSDMREPIQYALTYPDRLPIKDEKSFDLTQISQLNFETMDFDRFPMLALAYTVGKKGGAYPTVYNAANEIAATSFIDGKISYLQIEQLVQRAVENYKETTEVTLEEVIAIDKQTRIIVERWIKEEGRL
- the rseP gene encoding RIP metalloprotease RseP; the protein is MKTIITFIIVFGILVLVHEFGHFFFAKRSGILVREFAIGMGPKIFAHQGKDGTAYTIRILPIGGYVRMAGMGEDETELAPGMTLSVELNEQEEVVKINTSKKVQLTNSVPMEMLEADLEKELFIKGYVNGNESEEVTYKVNHDATIIEQDGTEVRIAPIDVQFQSAKLWQRMLTNFAGPMNNFILAFVLFTLYVFMQGGVTYTNTNLIGGIQPDSPAEKASLKADDRIVSIDGKSVNDWEDFTKIIQDSPEKELNLMVESGGKTREVDITPKSQKSGKQEIGVIGILPPKKTGLADKLVGGVQTTLSSSMQIFKALKSLFTGFSLDKLGGPVMMFQMSSEASKAGLNTVIWLMAMLSVNLGIINLLPIPALDGGKIVLNILEGLRGKPLSQEKEGLLTLIGFGFIMLLMVLVTWNDIQRFFF